In Verrucomicrobiota bacterium JB022, a single genomic region encodes these proteins:
- a CDS encoding DUF2442 domain-containing protein: MNTETYSSEALAVHAWAEGRRIFIELTDERVFSFPAARFRRLKNATDAQLAAVVVEANGYALRWEELDEDITVPGVVAGRFELPPQA; this comes from the coding sequence ATGAACACCGAAACCTACAGCAGTGAAGCGCTTGCGGTCCACGCTTGGGCGGAAGGGCGGCGCATCTTTATTGAATTGACGGACGAGCGGGTCTTTTCATTCCCTGCGGCTCGCTTTCGTCGGCTGAAGAACGCAACTGATGCGCAATTGGCAGCGGTGGTGGTTGAAGCGAATGGTTACGCTTTGCGCTGGGAAGAGCTGGACGAAGATATTACCGTCCCCGGTGTTGTGGCCGGCCGTTTTGAACTACCGCCCCAAGCCTAG
- a CDS encoding DUF4160 domain-containing protein gives MPTVLRVGPFRFHFYSDEGNEPAHIHVRFEGNDCKFWLVPVSLASNRGVPVHRIREIEKIIFENQQLFLSAFNEHRNLQQ, from the coding sequence ATGCCAACTGTTCTGAGGGTCGGGCCATTTCGATTTCATTTCTATTCCGACGAAGGAAACGAGCCAGCCCATATCCATGTGCGGTTTGAGGGAAATGATTGCAAGTTTTGGCTTGTTCCTGTATCTCTAGCCTCTAACCGGGGAGTACCCGTGCATCGGATCCGCGAAATCGAAAAGATCATTTTCGAAAACCAACAGCTTTTTCTCAGTGCCTTCAATGAACACCGAAACCTACAGCAGTGA
- a CDS encoding EVE domain-containing protein: protein MKSEPDVFSLDDLKAKPGGKSGWDGVRNYQARNFMRDEMKQGDRVLFYHSSTQPPGVAGLAEIVSKEAYPDPSQFDAKSDYHDPKATQEKPRWMQVDVAYRAHLPEFVTLEQIKADEELKEMLVAQRGQRLSIQPVEPAHFQRICEMAGLSADQVEAVYTQ, encoded by the coding sequence ATGAAATCGGAACCCGACGTGTTTTCCCTGGACGACCTGAAGGCAAAGCCGGGCGGCAAGAGCGGCTGGGATGGCGTGCGTAACTACCAGGCCCGCAATTTTATGCGCGACGAGATGAAACAGGGCGATCGGGTGCTCTTCTACCATTCCAGCACCCAGCCCCCGGGCGTAGCCGGGCTGGCCGAAATCGTCAGCAAAGAGGCCTACCCCGACCCGTCGCAGTTTGATGCCAAATCGGATTATCACGACCCGAAGGCCACGCAAGAAAAGCCGCGCTGGATGCAAGTCGATGTGGCCTACCGTGCCCACCTGCCCGAATTCGTGACCTTGGAGCAGATCAAGGCCGACGAGGAGCTGAAGGAGATGCTGGTCGCTCAACGCGGGCAACGCCTCTCGATCCAGCCCGTCGAGCCGGCGCATTTCCAGCGCATCTGCGAAATGGCGGGGCTGAGCGCGGATCAGGTTGAGGCGGTTTATACGCAGTAG
- a CDS encoding lysophospholipid acyltransferase family protein → MVPERSETPVLADLPAELPSPFLRSLYRWTQPLTEPLLCMQRLNRHYARASQNPEELNGFDRALQELNIRPQVRAADLERIPATGPVMIVANHPYGAVDGLVMGSVLLRRRPDARLLVNYLLNRVEFLRPWLFMVDPFGGQGAQQRNLSGIKNSHRHLSKGGLLATWPSGTVSHWHWDRRQVTDPRWASNLASLILRTKATVVPAYFPGGNSLAFQLAGMVHPMARTAMLVREFMSKCGEDIEVRFGQPISAARLSKFTDEQELMDFLRLKTYILRNRQVADRTSFRRARPNKRDKVVPVPEGPSREALQAEVAALPAEQLLVEQGDFAIYYAQAQQVPLMIDEIGRLRELTFREVGEGTNGPRDLDRFDQDYLHLFLWNRSAGEMVGAYRLGLTDKILPRQGAAGIYTTTLFRYQPGVLEGFGPAIELGRSFVRAEYQRRPQSLALLWKGIGAYIARHPQYKLLFGPVSISKEYQSLSKNMMVMYLKEHSLDPDLAHKVRAKNPPRSRHFGRLDRNSFASIVRDIDDVSGLISEIEHEERGVPVLLRQYLKFNATVLSFNVDPDFNNCIDSLILTDLTKTNERVLKHYLGEEGCERFYAYHEVRRTEKAEVSQE, encoded by the coding sequence ATGGTTCCGGAACGCTCCGAAACTCCCGTGCTCGCCGATTTGCCGGCGGAATTGCCCAGCCCCTTTCTTCGTTCGCTTTACCGGTGGACGCAGCCTTTGACGGAGCCTTTGCTCTGCATGCAGCGCCTCAACCGGCACTACGCGCGCGCTTCGCAAAACCCGGAAGAGCTGAACGGTTTCGACCGCGCGCTGCAGGAGCTGAACATCCGCCCGCAGGTACGGGCAGCCGACCTGGAACGCATCCCGGCCACCGGCCCCGTGATGATCGTAGCCAACCACCCGTATGGCGCGGTCGACGGGTTGGTGATGGGCTCCGTTTTGCTCCGCCGCCGTCCAGACGCGCGCCTGCTCGTCAATTACCTGCTCAACCGGGTGGAGTTCCTGCGCCCCTGGCTCTTTATGGTCGACCCCTTTGGCGGCCAAGGCGCTCAGCAGCGTAACCTCAGCGGCATCAAGAACAGCCATCGCCACCTTAGCAAAGGCGGTCTGCTCGCCACCTGGCCCTCCGGCACCGTCTCGCACTGGCACTGGGATCGTCGTCAAGTGACCGACCCACGCTGGGCCAGCAACCTCGCCAGCCTGATCCTGCGGACCAAGGCCACCGTCGTGCCCGCCTACTTCCCCGGCGGCAACAGCCTGGCCTTTCAGCTCGCTGGCATGGTCCATCCGATGGCTCGCACGGCCATGCTCGTGCGCGAGTTCATGAGCAAGTGCGGGGAAGATATCGAGGTGCGCTTCGGTCAGCCCATCTCTGCCGCGCGCCTCTCCAAGTTTACCGACGAGCAGGAGCTGATGGACTTCCTGCGCCTCAAGACCTACATCCTGCGTAACCGTCAGGTGGCCGACCGCACGAGCTTCCGCCGAGCCCGCCCCAACAAGCGCGACAAGGTGGTGCCGGTGCCCGAAGGCCCGAGCCGCGAGGCCTTGCAGGCGGAAGTGGCCGCGCTGCCCGCCGAGCAACTGCTGGTGGAGCAGGGTGACTTTGCGATCTACTACGCCCAGGCCCAGCAGGTCCCGCTGATGATCGACGAGATTGGCCGCCTGCGCGAGCTGACCTTCCGCGAAGTGGGTGAGGGCACCAATGGCCCGCGCGACCTCGACCGCTTCGACCAGGACTACCTGCACCTCTTTCTCTGGAACCGTTCTGCCGGCGAGATGGTCGGCGCCTACCGTCTTGGCCTGACCGACAAGATCCTGCCGCGCCAAGGGGCCGCCGGGATCTATACCACCACCTTGTTCCGCTACCAGCCCGGTGTGCTGGAAGGCTTCGGGCCCGCCATCGAGCTGGGCCGCTCGTTCGTCCGTGCCGAATACCAGCGCCGCCCGCAGTCGCTCGCGCTGCTCTGGAAGGGCATCGGCGCCTACATCGCGCGCCACCCGCAATACAAGCTGCTCTTCGGCCCCGTCAGCATCAGCAAAGAATATCAGAGCCTCTCCAAGAACATGATGGTCATGTACTTGAAGGAGCATTCGCTGGATCCCGACCTCGCGCACAAGGTGCGGGCCAAAAACCCACCGCGCTCCCGCCACTTCGGGCGGCTCGACCGCAATTCCTTCGCTTCCATCGTGCGCGACATCGACGACGTTTCCGGCCTTATTTCCGAGATCGAGCATGAGGAGCGGGGCGTGCCGGTGCTATTGCGCCAATACCTGAAGTTCAACGCCACGGTGCTGAGCTTCAATGTCGACCCCGACTTCAACAACTGCATCGACAGCCTCATCCTGACGGACCTGACCAAGACGAACGAGCGCGTGCTCAAGCACTACCTCGGGGAAGAAGGCTGCGAGCGTTTCTACGCCTACCACGAAGTGCGCCGCACCGAAAAGGCGGAAGTCAGCCAGGAATAG
- a CDS encoding KamA family radical SAM protein → MFPQDRRDNWFKGQGHWADVPAEDWQDYRWQLRHRLTKVEQLREFLTLTPEEEQGCSHAGNKLALAITPYFFNLINPDDPNDPVRKQVIPRGDEMFTAPEELLDPVGEEGSMGVPGLVHRYPDRVLFLVTNVCAAYCRYCTRSRLVSNAQGYDFHPNFENCIKYIEEHPEVRDVLLSGGDPLLLNDKKLDYLLGRLRAIPHVEFIRIGSRIPVFLPQRITPSLQEIFRKHGPVWMSIHVNHPNECTDELYQATERLTMAGVPLGNQSVLLKGVNDDVETMRSLVHRLLMMRVRPYYIYQCDLITGSRHFRADVRKGIDIVKNLRGFTTGYAVPQFVIDAPGGGGKVPINPEYVKEITDDEIILRNFAGDEYRYPLKVSARSEVHVPDDVIEPVLA, encoded by the coding sequence ATGTTTCCACAAGATCGCCGCGACAACTGGTTCAAGGGACAAGGCCACTGGGCCGATGTGCCGGCCGAAGACTGGCAAGACTATCGCTGGCAGCTCCGCCATCGCCTGACAAAGGTCGAGCAGCTGCGTGAATTCCTGACGCTTACCCCGGAGGAGGAACAGGGCTGTTCCCACGCGGGCAACAAACTTGCGCTGGCGATCACCCCCTATTTCTTCAACCTCATCAACCCGGACGACCCGAACGACCCGGTGCGCAAACAGGTGATCCCGCGCGGCGACGAGATGTTTACCGCGCCCGAGGAACTGCTCGACCCGGTGGGCGAAGAAGGCTCGATGGGCGTGCCCGGCCTCGTGCACCGCTACCCCGACCGGGTGCTGTTTCTGGTGACGAACGTCTGCGCCGCCTACTGCCGCTACTGCACCCGGAGCCGGCTGGTATCCAACGCCCAGGGCTACGACTTTCACCCCAATTTCGAGAACTGCATCAAGTACATCGAGGAGCACCCCGAGGTGCGCGACGTACTGCTGAGCGGCGGCGATCCCCTGCTGCTCAACGACAAGAAGCTCGATTACCTGCTCGGCCGCCTGCGCGCCATCCCGCACGTCGAGTTTATCCGCATCGGCTCCCGCATCCCCGTGTTCCTGCCGCAGCGCATCACGCCCTCGCTGCAGGAGATTTTCCGCAAGCACGGCCCGGTGTGGATGAGCATCCACGTCAACCACCCCAATGAATGCACCGATGAGCTCTACCAGGCCACCGAGCGCCTGACCATGGCTGGCGTGCCGCTAGGCAACCAGAGCGTGCTGCTCAAGGGCGTCAACGACGACGTGGAGACGATGCGCAGCCTCGTGCACCGCCTGCTGATGATGCGCGTACGCCCGTACTACATCTACCAGTGCGATTTGATCACCGGCTCGCGCCACTTCCGGGCCGACGTGCGCAAAGGCATCGACATCGTCAAAAACCTGCGCGGCTTCACCACCGGGTATGCCGTGCCGCAGTTTGTGATCGATGCGCCCGGCGGCGGCGGCAAGGTGCCGATCAACCCCGAATACGTGAAGGAGATCACCGACGACGAGATCATCCTGCGCAATTTCGCGGGCGACGAATACCGCTACCCGCTCAAGGTCTCGGCCCGCAGCGAAGTCCACGTGCCCGACGACGTGATCGAGCCCGTGCTGGCTTAA
- a CDS encoding metalloregulator ArsR/SmtB family transcription factor → MPELSQVNDEEQQEQLARQLWTLGDLNRLRILSRLPLNPDCKTRTNVSQLAEELGLSQPTVSNHLARLRTLGIVRCQRMCRDSYYWIDVERCEEITKALQETLLTDRRH, encoded by the coding sequence ATGCCAGAACTCTCGCAGGTGAACGACGAGGAGCAACAAGAGCAGCTCGCCCGCCAGCTTTGGACGCTGGGGGACTTGAACCGCTTGCGCATCCTGTCGCGTCTGCCATTGAATCCCGACTGTAAGACGCGCACCAACGTTTCGCAACTGGCAGAGGAACTTGGTTTGAGCCAGCCCACCGTTTCCAACCACTTGGCCCGCCTGCGCACCCTCGGGATCGTGCGCTGCCAGCGCATGTGCCGCGACAGCTATTACTGGATCGACGTGGAGCGGTGCGAAGAGATTACAAAGGCCTTGCAGGAAACCCTGTTGACAGACCGTCGCCACTAA
- a CDS encoding TrkA family potassium uptake protein, with amino-acid sequence MKIAIIGIGQFGLQLALALAEDKHEVIVIDQDEKTVDSLKDKVAHAVIGDAKDIKVLDELGLTKVDRVCVTIGEDFAASLLITGHLQELGVKNIYCRSINHVHERLLRLMKVDNIIQAEALAARQLAKRMGIRGATRHFGLSNDFGIVELSVPEFLVGKRLMEADLRRRFTVNLVTVRRNRGEESAIIGVPPPDLMFEEGDELVVFGTDQAIREFSTRKSF; translated from the coding sequence ATGAAGATTGCCATTATCGGTATCGGCCAGTTCGGCCTTCAGCTCGCCCTCGCGCTGGCGGAGGACAAGCACGAGGTCATCGTGATCGACCAGGACGAAAAGACGGTCGACTCGCTCAAGGACAAGGTGGCGCACGCTGTCATCGGCGACGCGAAGGACATCAAGGTGCTCGACGAGCTGGGCTTGACCAAGGTGGACCGCGTGTGCGTGACGATCGGGGAAGATTTTGCGGCCTCCCTGCTCATCACCGGCCACTTGCAGGAGCTGGGGGTGAAGAACATTTACTGCCGCTCGATCAACCACGTGCACGAGCGGCTGCTACGGCTGATGAAGGTCGACAACATCATCCAGGCGGAAGCCTTGGCCGCCCGTCAGCTCGCCAAACGCATGGGCATCCGGGGAGCGACCCGGCACTTCGGCCTTTCCAACGACTTCGGCATCGTCGAGCTGAGTGTGCCGGAGTTTCTGGTGGGCAAGCGCCTGATGGAGGCCGATCTGCGCCGTCGCTTCACCGTCAATTTGGTCACGGTGCGCCGCAATCGGGGCGAGGAGTCCGCCATCATCGGGGTGCCGCCGCCCGACTTGATGTTTGAAGAAGGCGACGAGCTGGTCGTCTTCGGCACGGATCAGGCCATCCGTGAATTCTCAACCCGCAAGAGTTTTTAG